One genomic window of Mucilaginibacter sp. SJ includes the following:
- a CDS encoding glycoside hydrolase family 31 protein: MKKLRYYLLFCLFLSFTVSLHAQSISWTEVEPGIWKGVIGKPEEFDLLKASGAQPYHAGLQQMPAAGFPLVREEITGRLQDGKTYLRFPLEKKEQLFGFGLNFQTVFQRGKVLTLHVDNYAGKDNGRTHAPTPFYVSSKGYGVFINSARYINVYAGTAVSRDSKVPPEVKDRNLDKTWSSHPYSDGVEMLVPAAGTEIYVFAGPTMLDAVRRYNLLNGGGCLPPRWGLGFTQRMQRLTDAKGVEDEAKAFEDKGYPLDFIGLEPGWQSKSYPCTFEWDPSRFPDPKTFVREMLKKNIRLNLWTNPYVSPEAPVYKSILPYSGSHTVWNGVVPDLSMPEARNIFFGELEKGKIDIGISGYKMDEVDGGDNYLWPDVAVFPSGHAAEQMRQTYGLMMQRYTSEIFHQRNQRTFGLVRASNGGGSSFPYVIYNDYYDHRDFITALVNSGFAGVLWTPEVRSSKTGEEWLRRFQSNVFSPMTMINAWASGTKPWSFPEVAEQVKTMANLRMQMMPYWYSEFAKYHFEGIPPFRAMYMEEGFGNPEAKTEKKQLNLEENPYEEAITKEVKDQYMAGEYLLVAPVFTGETSRKVILPKGKWYDFYTGKYAGNGEVISVTPGLDKIPVYVKDGGVIPMMPVMLHTPKAGQKIDVEIRYYGEKPGVYSLYDDDGETFDYEKGNYTFRKITVVKKNGKLVGSITSAVTGKPDNIGKVTFKAMTGQ; this comes from the coding sequence ATGAAAAAATTAAGGTACTATTTGCTGTTTTGTTTGTTTTTAAGTTTTACTGTATCGCTTCATGCGCAATCAATAAGCTGGACGGAGGTAGAGCCCGGGATCTGGAAAGGCGTTATCGGCAAGCCCGAAGAGTTTGATCTGTTGAAAGCCTCTGGTGCACAGCCTTATCATGCGGGTTTACAGCAAATGCCCGCAGCCGGCTTTCCTCTCGTACGGGAAGAGATTACCGGGCGGTTACAGGATGGCAAAACCTATCTCAGGTTCCCTCTCGAAAAAAAAGAACAATTGTTCGGGTTCGGTTTAAATTTTCAAACCGTATTTCAACGGGGAAAGGTACTTACTCTTCATGTTGATAATTATGCCGGTAAAGATAATGGACGTACACATGCACCGACGCCATTTTACGTGTCATCAAAGGGCTATGGCGTGTTTATTAATTCGGCAAGATATATCAACGTATATGCCGGTACGGCGGTAAGCCGGGACAGTAAGGTGCCTCCCGAAGTAAAAGATCGAAATCTTGATAAAACATGGAGTTCACACCCATATTCGGACGGGGTGGAAATGCTGGTGCCTGCCGCGGGTACCGAGATCTACGTATTTGCCGGGCCTACTATGCTGGATGCGGTTAGGCGTTATAATTTATTAAATGGCGGCGGCTGTCTGCCACCACGCTGGGGATTAGGTTTTACCCAGCGCATGCAGCGCTTAACTGATGCAAAGGGCGTTGAAGATGAAGCAAAGGCTTTTGAAGATAAAGGATACCCGCTTGATTTTATAGGACTTGAACCCGGCTGGCAAAGCAAATCGTACCCCTGTACTTTTGAATGGGATCCGAGTCGGTTTCCCGATCCGAAAACTTTTGTGCGGGAGATGCTGAAAAAGAACATCAGGCTTAATTTATGGACTAACCCTTACGTATCGCCCGAAGCGCCGGTTTATAAAAGTATTTTACCTTACAGTGGGTCGCATACGGTTTGGAACGGTGTAGTGCCGGACCTGAGCATGCCTGAAGCCAGAAATATCTTTTTCGGCGAACTGGAAAAAGGCAAGATTGATATCGGCATCAGCGGGTATAAAATGGATGAGGTTGACGGAGGCGACAATTACTTATGGCCTGACGTAGCTGTTTTTCCGTCGGGCCATGCTGCGGAGCAAATGCGCCAAACCTATGGGTTGATGATGCAGCGTTATACCAGCGAAATTTTTCATCAGCGCAACCAGCGTACATTTGGCCTTGTACGCGCATCGAATGGGGGCGGATCATCATTTCCGTACGTAATTTATAACGATTATTATGATCACCGCGACTTCATCACCGCGCTGGTGAACAGCGGCTTTGCCGGTGTGCTATGGACGCCTGAAGTACGATCATCCAAAACAGGCGAGGAATGGCTGCGCAGGTTTCAGTCAAATGTATTTTCGCCTATGACCATGATCAATGCCTGGGCAAGCGGCACTAAACCATGGTCGTTTCCCGAAGTAGCCGAGCAAGTAAAAACCATGGCTAATCTGCGGATGCAAATGATGCCATATTGGTACAGCGAATTCGCAAAATATCATTTTGAAGGGATTCCGCCTTTCAGGGCTATGTATATGGAAGAAGGTTTTGGAAACCCTGAAGCCAAAACCGAAAAAAAACAGCTAAACCTGGAAGAAAACCCTTATGAAGAAGCGATAACTAAAGAAGTGAAAGACCAGTATATGGCCGGCGAATATTTATTGGTAGCCCCGGTATTTACAGGTGAAACCAGCAGGAAAGTGATATTACCCAAAGGTAAATGGTATGATTTTTATACCGGGAAGTATGCAGGCAATGGCGAAGTGATCAGTGTTACGCCAGGTCTGGATAAAATCCCTGTCTATGTAAAGGATGGCGGGGTCATCCCCATGATGCCTGTAATGTTGCACACGCCAAAAGCAGGGCAGAAGATAGATGTCGAGATCAGGTATTACGGCGAAAAGCCCGGTGTTTATTCCTTATATGACGATGACGGTGAAACTTTTGATTACGAAAAAGGAAATTACACGTTCCGCAAAATTACGGTTGTTAAAAAGAATGGGAAATTAGTTGGTTCTATCACATCTGCCGTAACAGGCAAACCCGATAATATCGGAAAGGTAACCTTCAAAGCCATGACGGGGCAATAA
- a CDS encoding DUF7009 family protein, whose amino-acid sequence MKIRIKGNSLRYRLTKTDVQNFDRDGYLEECTNFGSQVFKYALQRSATEFLSAGFSDNTIIMYMPAAMALEWTGTDRVGYENNTDQMYLLIEKDFKCLDNVAEDQSDNYPNPLSLKLQH is encoded by the coding sequence ATGAAGATCAGAATAAAAGGAAACTCACTGCGCTATCGCCTCACCAAAACAGACGTGCAAAACTTTGACAGGGACGGCTATCTGGAAGAATGCACCAATTTTGGTTCACAAGTATTTAAATATGCATTGCAACGCTCTGCAACTGAATTTTTATCTGCCGGGTTCAGCGATAATACCATAATTATGTATATGCCGGCTGCGATGGCCCTTGAATGGACAGGCACCGACCGGGTTGGTTATGAAAACAATACCGACCAAATGTACCTGCTTATTGAAAAAGATTTTAAATGTCTGGATAATGTGGCTGAAGACCAAAGTGATAATTATCCTAACCCATTGAGTTTAAAACTTCAACATTAA
- the cobA gene encoding uroporphyrinogen-III C-methyltransferase — protein MQKQIQNPELFVLGAGPGDPELMTIKGFKVLQQANVILYDNLANKELLAISRDDCEKVYVGKQPYGDYTPQETIHELIKHYAFTKGNVVRLKGGDPFIFGRGFEEIIYARQHGITTHYIPGVTSMQASGLEDIPLTHRQVSESVWMVTGTKKDGSLSADLTCAMHSNATVVIYMGMKKLAEIASAYIKAGKGDTPAAIIQHASLPQQKSAKGKVSGLEAIAADNQLTYPAIIIIGDVVNVKN, from the coding sequence ATGCAAAAACAAATACAAAATCCAGAGCTTTTTGTACTTGGAGCAGGTCCTGGAGACCCAGAATTGATGACTATCAAGGGATTTAAGGTATTACAACAGGCAAATGTGATACTATATGACAATCTGGCTAACAAAGAGTTACTGGCAATAAGCCGGGATGATTGTGAAAAAGTGTACGTTGGCAAGCAACCTTACGGCGATTATACACCGCAGGAAACAATTCATGAGCTGATAAAACATTACGCATTTACTAAAGGTAACGTGGTAAGGTTAAAGGGCGGCGATCCGTTTATATTTGGCCGCGGGTTTGAAGAAATCATTTATGCCCGCCAACATGGTATCACCACACATTATATACCTGGTGTAACCAGCATGCAGGCGTCCGGCTTGGAAGACATCCCCCTAACCCACCGACAGGTAAGCGAAAGCGTTTGGATGGTTACCGGCACCAAAAAAGATGGCAGCTTATCTGCCGATTTAACCTGCGCCATGCACAGTAACGCGACAGTTGTTATATATATGGGGATGAAAAAGCTGGCAGAAATAGCATCAGCCTATATAAAAGCGGGTAAAGGCGATACACCGGCAGCTATTATACAACATGCTTCATTGCCTCAACAAAAATCTGCAAAAGGAAAAGTAAGCGGCCTTGAAGCTATCGCAGCAGATAATCAGCTTACCTACCCCGCTATTATTATTATAGGAGATGTTGTTAACGTAAAAAATTGA
- the nirB gene encoding nitrite reductase large subunit NirB: MSKPTIIVVGNGMVGYKFCEKLLARSTQFQIIVFGEEPRHAYDRVHLSEYFNGKTADDLSLSTLSWYSDNGIALHLDDPIQEINRTEKTIHSLKGVTLKYDYLVLATGSSAFVPDIPGIEKEGVFVYRTIEDLELIKACAVNAKSGAVMGGGLLGLEAAKALIDLGISETHVIEFAPRLMPRQIDSAGSSMLQMKLSQLGLHIHLNKSTAAITGDKKIQALKFNDDSQLAVDMLVISAGIRPRDELAKLAGLHVGTRGGIVVNEKMQTSDECIYAIGECALYEGMIYGLVAPGYEMADIVAAHLTEADKSFYGYDMSTKLKLIGVDVASFGDAFITEPDCRTILFEDTHKGIYKRINITNDGKNLLGGILIGDADAYNMLLQTVNNKIVLPPDPEDLILGSRGGEANAGAGVMSLPDDALICSCEAVTKGAICSAVNEGGVTGIDGMKKCTKAGTGCGGCVPLVKDLIAGTMKANGQYIKNVICEHFDYSRQELFDLVKINGLKNYDLVLDHYGKGDGCEVCKPVVASILSSLWNDVIVKQEVIQDSNDRFLANIQKGGTYSVVPRIPGGEITPDKLIVIGQVAKRYGLYTKITGGQRIDMFGAHLSDLPLIWEELIDAGFESGHAYGKALRTVKSCVGSTWCRFGLHDSVTFAIEVEDRYKGIRAPHKIKGGVSGCVRECAEAQSKDFGIIATEKGWNLYVCGNGGSKPQHAQLLATDIDKETVIKYLDRFLMFYIKTADQLTRTATWLNKLDGGMSYLKNVIVNDSLGLGEQLEEEMQALVNTYHCEWKEAINNPSMRKRFAHFINAPDEKDPHAQFEPMREQVRAKEW; encoded by the coding sequence ATGTCAAAACCAACCATCATTGTTGTTGGCAACGGTATGGTAGGTTATAAGTTTTGCGAAAAACTTTTAGCCAGATCAACTCAGTTCCAGATAATTGTTTTTGGCGAAGAGCCGCGTCACGCTTATGACAGGGTGCATCTTAGCGAGTATTTTAACGGTAAGACTGCCGACGACCTATCGCTCTCCACTTTATCGTGGTATTCAGATAATGGTATCGCGTTGCATTTAGATGATCCCATTCAGGAAATCAATCGCACCGAAAAAACAATCCACTCTTTAAAGGGTGTTACACTTAAATATGATTACCTGGTTTTAGCAACCGGCTCATCGGCTTTTGTGCCAGATATTCCGGGTATTGAAAAAGAAGGTGTGTTTGTATATCGCACCATTGAAGACCTGGAGCTGATCAAGGCTTGCGCTGTTAATGCAAAGTCGGGCGCTGTAATGGGCGGTGGTTTGCTGGGACTGGAAGCTGCCAAGGCTTTAATAGATCTTGGCATTTCTGAAACTCATGTTATTGAATTCGCGCCGCGCCTGATGCCGCGTCAGATAGACTCTGCAGGGAGTAGTATGCTGCAAATGAAATTAAGCCAGCTGGGTTTGCATATCCATCTTAATAAAAGCACCGCGGCTATTACCGGCGATAAAAAAATTCAGGCGTTAAAATTTAATGACGATAGCCAGCTTGCGGTAGATATGCTGGTTATTTCTGCCGGTATCCGCCCGCGCGATGAGTTAGCTAAATTGGCCGGTTTGCACGTAGGTACCCGTGGCGGTATTGTAGTGAACGAAAAAATGCAAACCAGTGATGAATGCATTTATGCTATTGGTGAATGTGCTTTATATGAAGGGATGATCTATGGCCTGGTTGCGCCCGGCTATGAGATGGCGGATATTGTAGCTGCTCATTTAACTGAGGCTGATAAGAGTTTTTATGGCTATGATATGAGCACCAAGTTGAAGTTGATTGGTGTTGATGTGGCCAGCTTTGGTGATGCCTTTATTACTGAGCCTGATTGTCGCACCATCTTGTTTGAGGATACGCATAAAGGGATTTACAAGCGCATTAATATTACAAACGATGGCAAGAATCTTTTGGGCGGTATTTTAATCGGCGATGCGGATGCTTATAATATGCTGCTGCAAACCGTTAATAATAAAATAGTGCTGCCGCCAGATCCGGAAGATTTGATCTTGGGATCAAGAGGGGGTGAAGCCAATGCAGGGGCAGGCGTAATGAGCTTGCCCGATGATGCGCTGATCTGTTCATGTGAAGCGGTTACCAAAGGTGCTATCTGTTCGGCAGTAAATGAAGGCGGCGTTACCGGTATTGATGGTATGAAAAAATGCACCAAGGCAGGTACAGGCTGCGGCGGTTGCGTGCCATTGGTAAAAGATTTGATTGCCGGCACCATGAAGGCAAACGGTCAGTATATTAAAAATGTTATTTGCGAGCATTTTGATTACTCGCGCCAGGAATTGTTTGACCTTGTTAAAATAAACGGGCTGAAAAACTATGACCTGGTGCTTGACCATTACGGCAAGGGCGATGGCTGTGAGGTTTGCAAGCCGGTTGTTGCCAGTATTTTATCCAGCTTATGGAATGATGTTATTGTAAAACAGGAAGTAATACAGGATAGTAATGATCGATTTTTAGCCAATATCCAAAAAGGAGGCACTTATTCTGTCGTACCCCGTATCCCGGGCGGCGAAATTACGCCTGATAAGCTGATTGTAATTGGTCAGGTTGCCAAAAGATACGGATTGTATACTAAAATAACAGGAGGGCAGCGTATTGATATGTTTGGCGCGCACCTGAGCGATCTGCCTTTGATTTGGGAAGAGCTTATTGATGCCGGCTTTGAAAGTGGGCATGCTTACGGTAAAGCGCTCCGTACTGTAAAAAGCTGCGTGGGCAGTACCTGGTGCCGGTTTGGCCTACATGATAGCGTTACTTTTGCCATTGAGGTAGAGGATAGATATAAAGGCATTCGCGCCCCGCATAAAATTAAAGGCGGAGTGAGTGGTTGTGTGCGGGAATGCGCCGAAGCTCAATCAAAAGATTTTGGAATTATAGCCACAGAAAAAGGTTGGAATTTGTATGTGTGTGGCAATGGTGGCTCAAAACCGCAGCATGCTCAGTTGCTGGCAACAGATATTGACAAGGAAACTGTAATTAAATATCTCGACAGGTTCCTGATGTTTTATATAAAAACAGCCGATCAGTTAACCCGGACAGCAACCTGGCTTAATAAGCTCGACGGTGGCATGAGCTATCTTAAAAATGTAATAGTAAATGACAGTCTTGGATTGGGTGAGCAGTTGGAAGAGGAAATGCAGGCATTGGTAAACACTTATCATTGCGAGTGGAAAGAAGCAATAAATAACCCTTCAATGCGCAAGCGCTTCGCTCATTTTATAAATGCGCCCGATGAAAAAGATCCTCATGCTCAATTTGAGCCAATGCGTGAACAGGTTCGCGCTAAGGAATGGTAG
- the nirD gene encoding nitrite reductase small subunit NirD, whose protein sequence is MEATIATQWIMACYVDDVPENGGSCIKHGDEQIAIFNFTRRNEWYATQNLCPHKQQMAISRGMIGSAGESCEPKVACPFHKKTFSLLTGECLGEEELVIKTYPVKIADGKVFVGID, encoded by the coding sequence ATGGAAGCAACAATAGCAACCCAATGGATCATGGCCTGTTATGTTGATGATGTGCCTGAAAATGGCGGATCATGTATTAAGCACGGTGATGAACAGATAGCAATATTTAATTTTACACGTCGCAATGAGTGGTATGCTACGCAAAATCTTTGTCCGCATAAGCAGCAAATGGCTATATCGCGTGGAATGATCGGCAGTGCGGGCGAAAGCTGCGAGCCAAAAGTAGCTTGCCCTTTTCATAAAAAAACATTTTCACTGCTTACCGGTGAGTGTTTGGGAGAAGAGGAATTGGTTATAAAAACTTACCCGGTAAAAATAGCCGACGGAAAAGTTTTTGTAGGAATTGATTAA
- a CDS encoding alginate export family protein: MYKNVSNQYTIGKILLIISCFVSYNASAQLSLTGQIKTRGELRDGYGTLEPVGNKNAAFVSQRTRLTFNYKSSKLIFQTSVQDVRLWGQDASTITINDGSRLSLHEAWAELILSNKKDTSFKKSPVDYFAIKAGRQEISYDDERLLGATDWIQQARRHDAIVLKLLQSGWQVDLGAAFNQSSDAINYNGTYYTPANVPATVKDSKGNLANTPAGLIPLVNASGVSAKNGNLSFLNPPGTNGQNQNYKALEYLYFAKKFNKTKVTGLFLADQFAKYKLDSVKNVSGEDVGYIYGRRFNQPGVNTRYTTGLLINPVFGSKDEWAATGGFYYQGGHDRDGAELSAYTYTASLSYKSGNMAYTAGWDYLSGNDALSTSKTNHRFDPLYGTPHKFWGYMDYFYAGSGSPTGGLSNPYVKIKYLSDNKRFSVDLANHYFLLAKDQKGTNGQPIDKYLGTEFDLTNSYKLNKFTAVDLGLSYMAATHSMEYAKGLTPDSSKLHPFWAYLQLNIKPEFLNK, from the coding sequence ATGTACAAAAATGTATCTAATCAATACACTATTGGAAAAATTCTATTAATTATATCATGTTTCGTTTCTTATAATGCTTCTGCGCAGCTATCTTTAACAGGGCAGATCAAAACAAGGGGCGAATTACGTGATGGTTATGGAACTTTAGAACCGGTAGGTAACAAAAATGCAGCCTTCGTGTCACAACGAACGCGGCTCACCTTCAATTACAAAAGCAGTAAGCTTATTTTCCAAACATCGGTACAGGATGTAAGGCTGTGGGGCCAGGATGCCTCAACTATTACGATCAACGATGGCAGCCGGTTAAGCCTTCACGAAGCTTGGGCGGAATTGATCCTCTCCAACAAAAAAGACACTTCCTTTAAAAAATCGCCTGTCGATTATTTCGCTATAAAAGCTGGCCGACAGGAAATTAGCTATGACGATGAACGCTTGCTTGGCGCTACCGACTGGATTCAGCAAGCCCGCAGGCACGACGCCATCGTATTAAAACTTCTTCAATCAGGCTGGCAGGTTGATCTCGGCGCTGCCTTTAATCAAAGCTCTGATGCTATTAACTATAATGGCACCTATTATACACCGGCCAATGTACCCGCTACAGTAAAGGATAGCAAAGGTAATTTGGCTAATACCCCTGCCGGGCTTATCCCGCTGGTAAATGCTTCGGGGGTTAGTGCCAAAAACGGCAATCTTTCATTTTTAAATCCTCCCGGTACTAACGGGCAAAACCAAAACTATAAAGCACTTGAATATCTCTACTTTGCTAAAAAATTTAATAAAACTAAAGTAACCGGCCTTTTCCTGGCCGATCAGTTTGCCAAATACAAACTCGATTCGGTAAAAAATGTATCAGGCGAAGACGTTGGTTATATATACGGTCGGCGGTTTAATCAACCTGGAGTTAATACCCGTTACACAACCGGCTTGCTTATCAATCCCGTTTTCGGCAGTAAGGATGAATGGGCTGCTACAGGCGGCTTTTACTATCAGGGCGGACATGACCGTGATGGTGCTGAGTTAAGCGCTTATACTTATACCGCATCTTTATCATACAAAAGCGGTAACATGGCTTATACAGCCGGATGGGATTACCTGTCAGGAAACGATGCGCTTTCCACCTCAAAAACCAATCACAGGTTTGATCCATTGTATGGTACACCGCATAAATTCTGGGGTTATATGGACTATTTTTATGCCGGCAGTGGATCCCCAACCGGCGGCTTGAGCAATCCGTATGTTAAAATCAAATATCTTTCAGACAATAAGCGCTTTAGCGTTGATTTGGCTAATCATTACTTCCTGTTGGCTAAAGATCAGAAAGGAACAAACGGACAGCCCATTGACAAATACCTGGGTACCGAATTTGACCTCACCAACAGCTATAAGCTCAACAAATTTACAGCTGTTGATCTGGGTTTATCTTACATGGCAGCAACCCACAGCATGGAATATGCTAAAGGTTTAACGCCGGATAGCAGCAAACTGCACCCGTTTTGGGCGTACCTGCAGCTTAATATCAAACCTGAATTTTTAAACAAGTAA
- a CDS encoding MFS transporter produces MEKQLTKLNIFSLKGVQMRTFHITWLMFFVCFFGWFGLAPLMPTIRAELHLSKGQVGNTIIASVAATIIARLIIGKLCDTWGPRKTAVRLLIIGSLPVFLVGLAHDYTSFLLFRLAIGVIGSSFVITQFHTSMMFAPNIKGTANAVTGGWGNLGGGITNMVMPLIFAAIVGAGFTKAEAWRYAMIVPGVMMLIIAFVYWKFTKDTPNGNYDEVGYAKTNPSKTDWSILADWRVWALTLAYAMCFGMEITFDNVASLHFVDTFHLSQSSAGFWAGIFGFMNIFARALGGIVSDKVGGKFGMRGKGLLLAGVLLLEGIGLVLFAHSGSLTMAIISMLSFALFLKMSNGATYGIVPFINSKNVGMVSGIVGAGGNLGGMLFGFLFKSEHITYIQAFTYIGITVMVISVIVLITRFQKQAEAQTADEPALAL; encoded by the coding sequence ATGGAAAAACAACTTACCAAACTCAACATATTTTCATTAAAAGGTGTACAAATGCGCACCTTTCACATCACATGGCTCATGTTTTTTGTATGCTTTTTTGGCTGGTTCGGCCTGGCGCCATTAATGCCAACCATCCGCGCCGAATTACATCTGAGCAAAGGACAAGTAGGTAACACCATCATTGCATCTGTTGCTGCAACCATTATAGCCCGCCTTATTATAGGCAAGCTTTGTGATACCTGGGGGCCTCGCAAAACGGCGGTTAGGTTATTAATTATCGGATCGCTGCCGGTATTCCTGGTAGGCCTGGCTCATGATTACACCTCTTTTTTATTGTTTCGCCTGGCTATTGGTGTAATAGGTTCATCGTTTGTAATTACCCAGTTCCATACTTCTATGATGTTTGCACCTAATATAAAAGGTACAGCAAACGCGGTAACCGGTGGCTGGGGTAACCTTGGCGGCGGTATAACCAATATGGTAATGCCTTTAATATTTGCTGCCATAGTAGGGGCCGGCTTTACCAAAGCCGAAGCCTGGAGGTATGCCATGATAGTTCCGGGTGTAATGATGCTGATAATAGCATTTGTATACTGGAAATTTACCAAAGACACTCCTAACGGTAACTATGATGAAGTAGGTTATGCCAAAACCAATCCATCAAAAACCGACTGGTCGATATTGGCTGACTGGCGTGTTTGGGCACTTACACTGGCCTACGCCATGTGCTTTGGTATGGAGATCACTTTTGATAACGTAGCCTCCCTGCATTTTGTGGATACATTCCATCTCTCACAAAGCTCGGCAGGTTTCTGGGCAGGTATATTCGGCTTCATGAACATTTTTGCCCGTGCATTAGGCGGCATTGTATCTGACAAAGTTGGCGGTAAATTCGGAATGCGGGGCAAGGGCTTATTGCTTGCCGGCGTACTGTTGCTGGAAGGTATTGGTCTTGTTCTGTTTGCACATTCGGGCAGCCTTACAATGGCTATTATCTCCATGCTATCATTTGCGCTGTTCCTTAAAATGTCAAACGGCGCTACTTATGGTATAGTTCCGTTTATCAATAGCAAAAATGTGGGGATGGTAAGCGGTATTGTTGGGGCCGGTGGTAACCTTGGAGGAATGCTGTTTGGGTTTCTTTTCAAGTCCGAACATATCACTTATATACAGGCATTTACTTACATCGGTATAACTGTTATGGTGATTTCCGTGATTGTGCTGATCACCCGTTTTCAAAAACAGGCTGAGGCTCAAACAGCAGATGAACCCGCTTTGGCTTTATAA